From the genome of Candidatus Dependentiae bacterium:
CCAGATTTTTTACAAAAACTAATCAACTGCTTCAATGTCGATGTTTTTATTGAAAGTGGCACATATGCAGGAGGCACAACCTCTAATGCATTACCTTATTTCAAAGAAATACATACCATTGAACTTGCGCCAGCATTATATGCCAACGCTGTTAAAAAATTTGAAAATACTCCCAATGCACATGTCTATGAAGGAGATTCTTCAGATGTATTACAGAAAATTCTTCCTACTATTCAAGGAAAAATACTATTTTGGCTTGACGGACATTTTAGTGAAGGAGTTACTGCCAAAGGTAAAACAAATACCCCAATCCTTGATGAACTCAAGGCGATTAAAAATAGTAACATAAAAAATGCTATTATTTTAATAGATGACATACGATGCTTTAAGCCCTTTGGATATACACCTCATAAAGACTCATTAAAAGATTATCCCTCAATCAAAGATCTTTATAAAGCAGTTTTGGATATTAATAATGATTATAACTTTGTAATATTTGGAGATATAGCTATTGCCCATTCTAAACAAGAATCGGTTATTAGTTCCCCGATAATTCAAGCATGCACCATAAGTCGCCTTTATGAAAACGATACCGATTCATTGCAACAAGTTCTTGAAGCTGAAGCTATTATTGCTCACGCATGCGGAGAAGAAGAAAAAGCATTACACGATCTATTTTATGCACAATTAGCTTTTGACTCATATAACTTAATAACTCACTATCGACTTTGGCACAGTTTACTATTAAAAGATTCTCAACACGCCGAACAAGAATTAATGAAAATTTTTGAACTTTTTCCACATGATAAACGCATACAGTGCCATATACAAAAACAAAAAAATAATAACCACCCAGCACAATTACATAGCCTTAATATATTTCAAAATACACCCGATTTTGATACCGTTGGCTATGATAACTGCACCATGGAATCAAATGGAGAACTCCCTATTATTGAATCAATGATAAAAAATGGCGATATAGTATTTGATGTGGGTGCCAACAAAGGTGAATGGAGCCAGCATGTACTTGCCTCAAAATCTAATATACGACTCTATGCATTTGAGCCAATTCCTACAATCTTCAATCAGCTTCAAAAAAATATCGCTCATGATTTTGTTGCTACGCATAATTTCGCCATCTCAAACAAAAATGGCGAAGAAATTTTTTTTTATTATAACAAAAACTCTCTTTCATCAGAATTAAGTTCTTTTTATGAACGACCAGTCGTTAATAGAATATTTAATGCCCGGCCAATTCCTATAAGAGTCAAAACTAAAACATTAGACTCCTTTTGCCAAGAACAAAGCATTGAACAGATTGATTTTTTAAAAATAGACACTGAGGGCTCAGAGCTTAATGTTCTAAAAGGATCTTCTTTAATGCTAAAAAAAGGAGCTATAAAAACCATACAATTTGAGTATGGTGGAGCTTATCTCGAAGCCAAAGCCACCTTAAAAGAGATGTTCGATCAATTAATCGCCTGCCATTATATAATTTTTAGAATTATTCCCAACGGACTAATAGCAACTGCTGAATGGTCTATAGCCTTAGAAAATTATCGTTATTCTAATTATTTAGCTGTTTATCAAAAAAACAATTAACAGTCCACTGAGCTGACAAAGTGAACTCTGCATCAATTAAAACCCATTAAATCCAAACTCTTGACCGCCGAGCACATAAAATAACATAGTGATGCTAGAGCGATATCAAAATTAATAATTTCAGGGGTTGTACATAACAATGAAGTTTTTTCAACATAAATTTCATATCACACAGTTCATAATATTACTCTTCATACAAAGCATCGAGGGAACTTCTGATGAACATTGGAAATATGGAAATATATATGCCATAGGCGACAGCAATGCAGCCTTTTGTTTTACAAATACAGAAATTGAACCACGAATGATTGATTCCAGCATCACACTTTATGAACAATCCATGCTCACCTATGCAGTCAATGCCCACACCACTCTCACTATCCCTTGCACTATGCATTGGATACAAGGGCGCACTATGCACAGAATTGGAAGGGACGGCATTGCTGACTTCAATATTAAATCATTTGGGGTTCAAGAAAACGATATAGCTATATTTCTTTTTGGCACCATAGATGTATACGGACATATTTTCAGAAACAATAATAATGATGATGATACTATCACCAAACAAATGACACATCGCGATCTTGATGAAATAATAGATACATTAACAAGCAAATACCTACAAACAATTACCGAAAACAGAAAGAATTATGATAAATTAACCGTTGTAATATTTGCTTGCCTTCCACCACTCAAACATCCCTTTTATGAAAAAAACTTTTTAGAAGTGTTTCCCAATCAACAATTTCTACCAACCCAAGTAAATATCATTAAAAAACTTAACGAGCGCTTAAGCTATTACAGCACACAAAACAATTTTTTATTATTAAACGTTAATGATTTATATCAAGATCAAGATGGACAATTACTGCTCAATCTATCAGATGGCACACACCATATTCACCCGAAACACACTCAACCTCTAAAAAACCGATTAATTTCTATGCTTATTGAGCACTCTAATTCATTCGTTCAATAAGCAATAAATCACCTCACTAAGTCTTTATGTTCAATCCCCATCCAAAAAACCAAACTCTTGACCCTAGGACACATAAAGTATCATAGTGTCTATTAGGGGATACTATTTTAAAGTACTTATTTGGGGGAAGTCATGAACAAGAAATCACTCTATATATTCAATTTTTTAGCCACACTCAGCATGTGTTGCTATGCCAGTGAGCCAAGCAATGCGGAGCTCTTTGAAGGCAAAAACATTTTGATACTTGGCGGCACGGGATATTTGGGTCGAGCAATTGCTGAAGAAGTTCTCAAATATAACCCAAAAAGCATTACCATATTTAGCCGATGCGAAGTAAAGCACTTTAACCTTTCAAAAACTCTTGATACATCAAAACTAAAAAGTACGCTTGGCGATATCAGAGACTACGACGCAGTCAACAGCGCAGCACGAGGCATGGATGTTGTCTTTCATGCAGCAGCACTCAAAAGAATGGACCTCCTAGAAAGTAATGTTCAAGAAGCTATAAAAACAGATATTGTAGCGTCAATCAATGTATTTAATGCCTGCGTAAACAATGATGTAAAAAAAGTAATTTTTATTTCTACCGACAAAGCATGCTTACCCATCAATGCCTACGGTGGTTGCAAATTTGTGAGCGAAAAAATATTTACCAACTACGACCCAACAAACATTCAAACAAAATTTGTTGTTGCTCGATTTGGCAATATCCTGCAAAGTACCGGGTCCGTCATTCCAATTTTTACTGACAAAATTAAAAATGGTGAAGATATTACCCTCACTGATAAAGATATGACACGGTTCATTGTTGATAAATCTGAAGCCGTTGAACTCATTTTTAATGCCCTACGCTACGGTGCAGGTGGCGAAATATTTGTAAAACGCCTTGCCGCTTTACGCGTCGTAGACCTTATTGATGTTTTAAAAGAAAATTTTAACGCCACTAACGTTGTCAGAACAATAGGCCTCAGACCCGGCGAAAAAATGCACGAAACGCTCATTAACTCATCGGAAATGTCTCGAGCGATTGAATACAACAACTTATTTATAGTAAAGCCTTCGATTCCAGGTGTTTTCACCTACACCGAGCAAACGATGCCGTTGTACATGAAGCTGGGCAAACGAGTTAATCAAGCGCTTATGCAAGAATATAGCTCTGACCAAGCGGTGATCTCCAAGCAAGAGCTTACCGATCTTTTTAAACGCTTGAATTTATTATAGGTTGTTTCATCCATAAAAAGGAAGTTCGATGAAAAAAATATTCCTAGCGCTATGCATTATAGCTTGTCACGCCATGCACGCCCAAGAAGCAAAGACCATCTTAATCTTTGGTGGCAAGACAGGTTACATAGGCCAAAAGCTCGTCAAAATTTTCAATGATATTGGACATAATACTCTCTGCGCTACTGCACGACTCGAAAACAGAGAAGAAGTTGTTAATGAGATCCTTGCAACAAAACCAGACCAGATTGTGAACGCCGCGGGTATTACCGGCAGACCTAACATCGATTGGTGCGAAGACCACAAACAAGAAACCATTCGAGCAAATGTACTTGGCGCTCTCAACCTTGCCGACATTGCCTACCTACACAATATTCACTGTACCTATATTGGCACCGGGTGTATTTATGAATATGACGAAAAACATCCCATGGGAAGTGGTATAGGATTTACCGAAGAAGAAACTCCTAATTTTGATGGAT
Proteins encoded in this window:
- a CDS encoding FkbM family methyltransferase, whose protein sequence is MKYINSTLFIILSIISYSTIDSSSATLDNGLNPSKNTLYLMNPKDINWSLKPDFLQKLINCFNVDVFIESGTYAGGTTSNALPYFKEIHTIELAPALYANAVKKFENTPNAHVYEGDSSDVLQKILPTIQGKILFWLDGHFSEGVTAKGKTNTPILDELKAIKNSNIKNAIILIDDIRCFKPFGYTPHKDSLKDYPSIKDLYKAVLDINNDYNFVIFGDIAIAHSKQESVISSPIIQACTISRLYENDTDSLQQVLEAEAIIAHACGEEEKALHDLFYAQLAFDSYNLITHYRLWHSLLLKDSQHAEQELMKIFELFPHDKRIQCHIQKQKNNNHPAQLHSLNIFQNTPDFDTVGYDNCTMESNGELPIIESMIKNGDIVFDVGANKGEWSQHVLASKSNIRLYAFEPIPTIFNQLQKNIAHDFVATHNFAISNKNGEEIFFYYNKNSLSSELSSFYERPVVNRIFNARPIPIRVKTKTLDSFCQEQSIEQIDFLKIDTEGSELNVLKGSSLMLKKGAIKTIQFEYGGAYLEAKATLKEMFDQLIACHYIIFRIIPNGLIATAEWSIALENYRYSNYLAVYQKNN
- a CDS encoding polysaccharide biosynthesis protein; the encoded protein is MNKKSLYIFNFLATLSMCCYASEPSNAELFEGKNILILGGTGYLGRAIAEEVLKYNPKSITIFSRCEVKHFNLSKTLDTSKLKSTLGDIRDYDAVNSAARGMDVVFHAAALKRMDLLESNVQEAIKTDIVASINVFNACVNNDVKKVIFISTDKACLPINAYGGCKFVSEKIFTNYDPTNIQTKFVVARFGNILQSTGSVIPIFTDKIKNGEDITLTDKDMTRFIVDKSEAVELIFNALRYGAGGEIFVKRLAALRVVDLIDVLKENFNATNVVRTIGLRPGEKMHETLINSSEMSRAIEYNNLFIVKPSIPGVFTYTEQTMPLYMKLGKRVNQALMQEYSSDQAVISKQELTDLFKRLNLL